One Brassica napus cultivar Da-Ae chromosome A5, Da-Ae, whole genome shotgun sequence DNA window includes the following coding sequences:
- the LOC106452678 gene encoding U11/U12 small nuclear ribonucleoprotein 31 kDa protein-like, which produces MVQTKKKKKIHHSDDEEEDDTFYYRYSSVAAPPSHPTKPSSSSSAKSPAPPTGSGGLAPSKSTLYVSNLDFSLTNSDIHTLFSTFGKVARVTVLKDRQTRRSRGVAFVLYVSRDDAGKAARSMEGKILNGRKLTVSIAADNGRASEFIKKRVYKDKSRCYECGDEGHLSYECPRNQLGARERPPPPKKRGRRREEEGEGEESRGWSGQDLTEEGVGEDNWASVVDNEAGERLRMREAEEEEERRRKRKEAAGKKVSYFSDESDDED; this is translated from the coding sequence ATGGTTCAgacgaaaaaaaagaagaagattcacCACAGcgacgatgaagaagaagacgacacTTTCTACTACCGCTACTCCTCCGTCGCAGCACCACCTTCTCACCCTACAAaaccttcttcctcctcctccgccaaATCACCAGCTCCTCCCACCGGATCAGGCGGCTTAGCCCCTTCAAAATCAACTCTCTACGTCTCGAACCTCGACTTCTCCCTCACCAACTCCGACATCCACACGCTCTTCTCCACCTTCGGAAAAGTCGCGCGGGTCACCGTCCTCAAGGATCGCCAGACCCGCCGATCCCGCGGCGTCGCCTTCGTGCTCTACGTGTCGCGCGACGACGCGGGTAAAGCTGCGCGATCCATGGAAGGGAAGATCCTCAACGGAAGGAAGCTGACGGTTTCGATCGCTGCCGATAACGGGAGGGCGTCGGAGTTTATAAAGAAGAGAGTGTACAAGGATAAGTCGAGGTGTTACGAGTGTGGAGACGAAGGGCATCTTTCGTACGAGTGTCCTAGGAACCAGTTGGGGGCTAGGGAGAGACCGCCGCCGCCGAAGAAGAGGGGAAGGCGGAGGGAGGAGGAAGGAGAGGGTGAGGAGTCGAGGGGTTGGTCGGGGCAGGATCTGACGGAGGAGGGGGTTGGTGAGGATAATTGGGCTTCTGTGGTGGATAATGAAGCTGGGGAGAGGCTGAGAATGAGAGAGgctgaggaagaagaggagaggaggaggaagaggaaggaaGCTGCAGGGAAGAAAGTTAGTTACTTTAGTGATGAGAGTGATGATGAAGATTGA
- the LOC106377166 gene encoding exocyst complex component SEC8, with the protein MGIFDGLPVPSDKTYLREELARIDESWVAARFDSLPHVVHIITSKDRETDILLLREQSDVVEEVVDEVVHAYHGGFNKAIQNYSQILRLFSESTDKIGDLKHDLAEAKKSLGTRNKQLHQLWYRSVTLRHIIALLDQIEGIAKVPSRIEKLIADKQFYAAIQVYLQSSLMLEREGLQTVGALQDVRSELAKLRGALFFKILDDLHAHLYNRGEYSSVASSIYERDDEVPTTTAVAASRMSSQPLSRRTRTLKGDSQFGVRGLTNGSHRTASTEEGSSFDGHDEEDSVEHDEATGDGQTIRNGTDSKLLSYQLPPWLSDSSPDEFIEAVRKSDDPLHVKYLQTLVQCLCMLGKVAAAGAIICQRLRPTIHEIIISKIKAHMETKNLSKSACSQGDRTGAAGLHFIKGQSEAYRLSKDKPQNGTSNSVTHLAVSPVSPLMAPGGKAQAAAKDLLDSILDTIVKIFENHVVVGELLELRASQHDINTPKSLPTDVNWNADSEASQATGGYTISFPLTVLQSECQQLICEILRATPEAASADAAAQTAKLAKKAPKKDKRDASEDGVTFTFRFTDATVSISNQGADLIRQGWGKRAPNSSQEGYGSAAVLPEQGMYLAASIYRPVLQFTDKITSMLPKKHSQLVNDGLLTFTENFVKDHLLPTMFVDYRKGVQQAISSAAAFRPRAHTTTYTPTVEKGRPILQGLLAIDLLAKEVLGWAQAMPKFATDLVKYVQTFLERTFERCRTAYMEAVLEKLSYRLIGRHDIERLMRLDAASACLPSQLGHSVSHSEAVGSEVELCELFLSLPSIKQDNLIRDDNKLILLASLSDSLEYVADSIERLGQAVPRAASQAEGNSRDQATSPRNLASFADEYRKLATDCLKVLRVEMQLETVFHLQEMTNREYLEDEDAEEPDDFVISLTSQITRRDEGMAPFISGEKRNYVFGGICGIAASASIKALADMRSINLFGVQQICRNTIALEQAMAAIPYVDGDSVQQNLDRVRTYYELLNMPFEALLAFIAEHDQMFTPTEYSNLLKVNVPGRDTPSDAQVRLSEILSH; encoded by the exons ATGGGGATTTTCGATGGTTTGCCTGTTCCCTCCGATAAAACT TACCTTAGGGAGGAGCTGGCACGAATAGATGAGAGCTGGGTTGCTGCACGCTTTGACTCTTTGCCACATGTGGTCCATATCATTACCTCTAAAGACCGTGAAACCGACATTCTTTTACTAAGGGAGCAAAGTGATGTTGTCGAGGAGGTTGTGGATGAAGTTGTCCATGCTTACCATGGTGGTTTCAACAAAGCCATTCAAAACTACTCTCAG ATCTTGCGACTATTCAGCGAGTCCACTGATAAAATAGGCGACTTGAAGCATGATTTGGCAGAAGCAAAGAAGAGCTTGGGGACACGCAATAAACAATTACACCAGTTGTGGTACCGTTCTGTAACATTGCGGCACATCATCGCGCTTTTGGATCAGATTGAGGGCATTGCTAAG GTTCCATCTCGTATTGAGAAGCTCATTGCTGATAAGCAGTTTTACGCTGCTATTCAAGTGTATCTCCAGTCTTCTCTGATGCTTGAGCGTGAGGGGCTTCAAACG GTTGGTGCTCTTCAAGATGTCAGATCTGAGCTAGCTAAGCTGCGGGGAGCCCTTTTCTTCAAAATTCTAGACGATTTGCATGCACATCTGTACAATAGAGGTGAATACAG TTCAGTTGCGTCAAGCATATATGAAAGAGATGATGAAGTACCAACAACAACAGCTGTTGCAGCAAGTCGAATGAGCTCACAACCACTCTCTCGTAGAACACGGACACTGAAAGGTGATAGTCAGTTTGGTGTTAGAGGCCTCACAAATGGTTCACATAGAACGGCTTCTACTGAGGAAGG TTCATCATTTGATGGACATGATGAGGAGGACTCTGTAGAACATGATGAAGCCACCGGAGATGGACAGACTATCAGGAATGGCACTGATAGTAAATTGCTTTCTTACCAACTTCCACCTTGGCTTTCTGATTCCTCTCCTGACGAGTTTATC GAAGCAGTAAGAAAGAGTGATGATCCACTGCATGTGAAGTATCTACAGACTCTTGTTCAGTGTCTTTGCATGCTCGGCAAAGTTGCAGCTGCTGGTGCTATTATATG CCAAAGACTTCGACCCACGATACATGAGATCATAATATCCAAGATTAAGGCCCATATGGAGACTAAAAATTTGTCAAAGTCAGCCTGTAGTCAGGGTGATCGAACGGGAGCTGCTGGATTGCATTTTATCAAAGGACAGTCCGAGGCCTACAGATTATCAAAAGATAAACCGCAAAATGGGACATCAAATTCTGTAACTCACCTGGCTGTGAGCCCTGTCTCGCCTCTTATGGCTCCTGGAGGCAAAGCGCAGGCTGCAGCAAAAGATCTTCTTGACTCAATTTTAGATACTATTGTCAAGATATTTG AAAATCATGTTGTTGTTGGAGAGCTTTTGGAGTTGAGGGCTTCGCAACATGACATTAACACACCGAAGTCATTGCCTACTGATGTGAATTGGAACGCCGATTCTGAAGCATCCCAAGCTACTGGAGGCTATACTATCAGTTTTCCTTTGACAGTCTTACAG AGTGAATGCCAACAACTGATATGTGAAATTCTAAGAGCAACTCCAGAAGCTGCGTCAGCAGATGCTGCGGCACAAACTGCTAAACTTGCAAAGAAGGCTCCGAAGAAAGATAAAAG GGATGCATCTGAAGATGGGGTAACTTTCACCTTTCGGTTCACTGATGCAACTGTATCGATTTCTAATCAGG GAGCGGATCTCATTCGTCAAGGCTGGGGAAAGAGGGCTCCAAATTCATCACAGGAAGGTTATGGATCTGCAGCAGTTTTGCCTGAACAGGGAATGTATCTAGCTGCATCTATTTACCGACCTGTCCTTCAG TTTACAGATAAAATTACTTCGATGTTGCCCAAAAAGCATTCTCAGCTTGT GAATGATGGATTGCTTACATTCACCGAGAACTTTGTGAAGGACCACCTGTTACCGACAATGTTTGTGGACTATAGGAAAGGCGTACAGCAAGCTATATCAA GTGCTGCCGCATTTAGGCCCCGTGCACATACAACTACTTACACCCCAACCGTAGAAAAGGGTCGACCTATCTTGCAAGGTCTTTTGGCAATAGATCTCCTTGCAAAAGAG gTTCTTGGTTGGGCTCAAGCCATGCCTAAATTTGCTACTGACCTTGTGAAGTATGTTCAGACATTTCTTGAGAGAACATTTGAGAGATGTCGAACAGCATACATGGAG GCTGTGCTGGAGAAGCTCAGTTACAGGCTCATTGGGAGGCATGATATTGAGAGATTGATGCGACTTGACGCGGCAAGTGCATGTTTGCCATCTCAGCTTGGCCATTCTGTTTCTCACTCTGAAGCTGTTGGCTCCGAAGTAGAACTCTGTGAACTATTCTTAAGTTTGCCGTCAATTAAGCAG GATAATCTAATTCGTGATGACAACAAACTGATTTTGTTAGCGTCGCTTAGTGACTCGCTTGAATACGTGGCAGACTCTATTGAGAG GCTTGGACAAGCAGTTCCTCGTGCAGCAAGTCAAGCTGAAGGTAATAGCAGGGATCAAGCAACTTCTCCAAGGAATCTGGCATCATTTGCTGATGAGTACAGAAAACTTGCGACTGATTGCCTTAAGGTTCTTCGTGTTGAGATGCAATTGGAAACAGTCTTTCATCTTCAG GAAATGACAAATCGGGAATACCTGGAGGATGAGGATGCTGAAGAGCCAGACGACTTTGTGATTTCTCTTACTTCACAG ATAACACGTAGGGACGAGGGAATGGCGCCTTTCATCTCTGGTGAGAAGCGCAATTATGTTTTTGGTGGCATTTGTGGAATTGCTGCAAGTGCGTCCATTAAG GCTCTGGCTGACATGAGATCAATCAACCTTTTCGGAGTTCAACAAATTTGTAGGAACACTATTGCATTGGAACAG GCCATGGCAGCTATTCCATATGTCGATGGTGACAGTGTACAGCAGAACCTAGATCGTGTCCGTACTTATTATGAACTACTGAACATGCCATTCGAG GCGCTACTTGCATTCATAGCGGAACATGACCAAATGTTTACACCCACAGA GTATTCCAACCTTCTAAAGGTGAATGTTCCTGGAAGAGATACTCCTTCAGATGCTCAAGTCCGCCTTTCCGAAATTCTTTCTCACTAA
- the LOC106377168 gene encoding glycerol-3-phosphate dehydrogenase SDP6, mitochondrial codes for MSPASSLRRLAVGAAVIAAASGGGAVYLSPSVASSDRGGGPILDSLRRRIGDPNASVPSRSAQESVLIGASASNPLDVLVIGGGATGSGVALDAVTRGLRVGLVEREDFSSGTSSRSTKLIHGGVRYLEKAVFNLDYGQLKLVFHALEERKQLIENAPHLCHALPCMTPCFDWFEVVYFWMGLKMYDLVAGPRLLHLSRYYSAQESAELFPTLARKGKDKSLRGTVVYYDGQMNDSRLNVGLACTAALAGAAVLNHAEVVSLITDEATKRIVGARVRNNLTGKEFESYAKVVVNAAGPFCDSIRKMVDEDTKPMICPSSGVHIVLPDYYSPEGMGLIVPKTKDGRVVFMLPWLGRTVAGTTDSNTSITPLPEPHEDEIQFILDAISDYLNIKVRRTDVLSAWSGIRPLAMDPTAKSTESISRDHVVFEENPGLVTITGGKWTTYRSMAEDAVDAAIKSGKLSPTNGCVTQKLQILGSHGWEPSSFTALAQQYVRMKKTYGGKVVPGAMDTAAAKHLSHAYGSMADRVAIIAQEEGLGKRLAHGHPFLEAEVAYCARHEYCESAVDFIARRCRIAFLDTDAAARALQRVVEILASEHKWDKSREKQELQKAKEFLQTFKSSKNAQFHDGKHN; via the exons ATGTCACCAGCCTCCTCCCTCCGCCGCTTAGCCGTCGGAGCCGCCGTAATCGCCGCCGCATCCGGCGGTGGCGCTGTCTACCTCTCCCCGTCGGTTGCCTCCAGCGACAGAGGCGGTGGTCCGATTCTCGATTCGCTGAGGCGCAGGATCGGTGATCCGAACGCTTCCGTGCCTTCTCGATCTGCTCAAGAGTCTGTGCTGATCGGAGCCAGCGCTTCTAATCCTCTCGATGTACTCGTCATTGGCGGTGGAGCCACGGGCTCTGGAGTGGCGCTCGACGCTGTGACGCGTGGACTCCGTGTTGGTCTGGTGGAGCGGGAGGATTTCTCCTCGGGGACGTCTTCTCGTTCGACGAAGCTTATCCATGGAG GTGTTCGCTACTTGGAGAAAGCTGTATTCAATCTTGATTATGGACAGCTAAAGCTTGTATTCCACGCGCTTGAGGAGCGCAAACAGCTCATTGAAAACGCGCCACATCTCTGCCACGCTCTCCCCTGCATGACACCTTGTTTCGACTGGTTCGAAGTTGTCTACTTCTGGATGGGACTGAAGATGTACGACTTGGTCGCAGGACCACGGTTACTACATCTCTCTAGGTACTACTCTGCTCAGGAGTCTGCTGAGCTCTTCCCAACTCTTGCAAGGAAAGGGAAAGACAAGAGCTTGAGGGGCACTGTTGTGTATTACGATGGGCAAATGAATGATTCACGTCTTAATGTGGGGTTGGCTTGTACTGCCGCGTTGGCTGGTGCCGCTGTTCTCAACCATGCTGAGGTTGTGTCGCTTATTACAGATGAGGCTACTAAGAGAATAGTTGGTGCCAGAGTTCGTAACAATCTCACAG gCAAAGAATTTGAGAGCTATGCGAAAGTGGTTGTTAATGCGGCTGGACCGTTCTGTGACTCCATTAGGAAGATGGTTGATGAAGATACGAAGCCGATGATATGTCCAAGCAGCGGTGTACACATTGTGCTCCCTGATTACTATTCTCCAGAAGGGATGGGGTTGATAGTCCCTAAAACTAAGGATGGTCGCGTTGTGTTCATGTTACCGTGGTTGGGAAGAACAGTAGCAGGTACTACGGACTCTAACACCTCGATCACTCCGCTTCCAGAACCTCATGAGGATGAGATTCAGTTTATACTGGATGCAATCAGTGACTATCTTAACATTAAG GTTCGACGTACTGATGTTCTTTCGGCTTGGAGTGGTATCCGACCATTGGCCATGGATCCAACAGCAAAGAGCACAGAGAGTATCTCCAGAGACCATGTTGTCTTCGAGGAAAACCCTGGTTTGGTTACAATCACTGGTGGAAAATGGACAACTTATCGAAG CATGGCGGAAGATGCGGTTGATGCAGCAATCAAATCTGGAAAGCTGAGTCCAACCAATGGATGTGTAACGCAGAAGCTACAGATTCTTGGTTCTCATGGATGGGAACCGTCTTCTTTCACAGCTCTTGCGCAGCAATACGTGCGCATGAAGAAAACATATGGTGGTAAAGTGGTTCCTGGAGCAATGGACACAGCTGCGGCTAAGCATTTGTCACATGCTTATGGTTCAATGGCTGACCGAGTCGCCATAATAGCTCAG GAGGAGGGTTTGGGGAAACGGTTGGCACATGGACATCCGTTTCTGGAAGCAGAGGTTGCTTACTGTGCAAGGCACGAGTACTGCGAGTCAGCGGTTGATTTCATAGCAAGGAGATGTAGAATAGCGTTCTTGGACACAGATGCAGCGGCGAGGGCGTTGCAGCGTGTGGTGGAGATACTAGCGAGTGAACACAAGTGGGACAAGTCGAGGGAGAAGCAGGAGTTGCAAAAGGCTAAAGAGTTTCTTCAAACTTTCAAGTCTTCCAAAAACGCACAGTTTCACGATGGCAAACACAACTAA